In Aquimarina spinulae, a single window of DNA contains:
- a CDS encoding CHAT domain-containing protein produces MKKIRPISLVSLASFVFFITSTYTTYAQVEKDTALAAQHYRKADSLLRNKKRDSSIIYFQKALPIYEKNKLWEKVASCYNKISEGYRRTRKLEKSLQNSKNALEISNKYLTNENEQEARAYSNMGKYYESIPDYDKALLHHQKALNIQQKIFPEQHIDIATSHIYLGLIYYYTSNYQKALQHLKIALAINIKKLGPYHPKTGKAYSYIGLVYIHLSKHEKALNYLKKDLEIILKKPKENESSLGPSYLNIGICHYYLMRYDNALNYYQKVVPIFTTRNDLFGLAMTYNNIGVVYYKKGEDDKALQYYKKSIEINLKINNGLSHKKIAGNYMNSGIIFKNKKDYKKALLYYKKALPIYKTIYGENSDDMGSLYRNIGEVYMYEKKYELALTYYEKVLKIRKKIFNKENLKISDIYLSIAQLYLEKEIHTSALQYSKKSLTILQNLYGKNHFHTIQSQNQIATIHKRQQVYKKAINHFDNALLANTINKGSKKHDNTFNPNRYYDLHKLLETLKGKAKTLQLQYLEDQDLKHLDQSIAIYKNIDMIIDQIRQSYQNYQDKVNFAKQVKEVSQDAIAAHLLLYASKKNEQLLEKALYYAEKSKANTLKELLNDTNAKNFAGLPSEIIEMGKTIKTDKAFYQSKITEEHSEKNIDTTKITHYEDRLFDINRRQDSLTQVLEKNYPKYHQLKYKNDIVSVLDIQQQLDNTTTLLEFFTGDSITYAFTISKHDISVQELSTPKLTEQIEIFHKSIIAKNTGAYKQQAYALYNTLIAPIKDKLVGDQLIMIPDGPLWHLNFDLLLTQNDDSNNPALLSYLLAEYAVTYANAANLLFNTFKSDPETKPLQECLAFSFSDSTQTTETRTMSMATLRDAGDDLPGTRKEIKAISDIIDGQYYFGSQAIEANFKSNAGQYNILHLALHGEVDNERPENSKLYFTKSKDTIEDNLLYSHELFALDIPAELTVLSACNTGSGKIAKGEGIMSLGTAFRYAGTKSLLLTSWEVSDQTTPELMKYFYTNLKAGMHKGKALQQAKLQYLSTANINRTDPFYWGGFYLVGDTTAMQFNNNTQLYWILGLGAVAAILLVVFLYRRRIKKQ; encoded by the coding sequence ATGAAAAAAATACGACCTATTTCTCTAGTTTCTTTAGCCTCTTTTGTCTTTTTTATAACATCAACATATACTACCTATGCACAGGTAGAAAAAGATACTGCATTGGCAGCACAACACTATAGAAAAGCGGATTCTTTGTTAAGGAACAAAAAACGAGATAGCTCTATAATTTATTTTCAAAAAGCTTTACCTATATATGAGAAAAACAAACTCTGGGAAAAGGTAGCAAGTTGTTATAATAAAATCTCAGAAGGTTACAGGCGTACTCGTAAATTAGAAAAATCTTTACAAAACTCTAAAAATGCTTTAGAAATAAGTAACAAGTATCTCACGAATGAGAATGAGCAAGAAGCTCGTGCTTATAGTAATATGGGTAAATATTATGAAAGTATTCCTGATTATGACAAAGCATTATTACACCACCAAAAGGCATTAAATATCCAACAAAAAATATTTCCAGAACAACATATTGATATTGCAACATCTCATATTTATTTAGGTTTAATTTATTATTATACTTCTAATTACCAAAAGGCTCTGCAACATCTAAAAATTGCCTTAGCTATTAACATAAAAAAATTAGGTCCTTACCATCCAAAAACAGGAAAAGCTTATAGTTATATTGGACTTGTATATATACATCTATCAAAACATGAAAAAGCTTTAAATTATTTAAAAAAAGATTTGGAAATAATTTTAAAAAAACCAAAAGAAAACGAATCTTCCTTAGGGCCTTCCTATTTGAACATAGGCATCTGTCATTATTACCTTATGAGATATGACAATGCCTTAAATTATTATCAAAAAGTAGTTCCAATATTTACTACGAGAAATGATTTGTTTGGATTAGCTATGACATATAATAATATAGGTGTTGTTTATTATAAGAAAGGTGAAGATGACAAAGCATTACAATATTATAAAAAAAGTATTGAAATAAACCTTAAAATCAATAATGGACTAAGTCACAAAAAAATTGCTGGCAATTATATGAATAGTGGCATCATTTTCAAAAATAAAAAGGATTACAAAAAGGCATTACTCTATTATAAAAAAGCTTTACCAATTTACAAAACCATATATGGAGAAAATAGTGATGATATGGGAAGTCTATATAGGAATATTGGAGAAGTTTATATGTATGAAAAAAAATATGAGCTCGCATTGACTTATTACGAAAAGGTTTTAAAAATAAGAAAAAAAATCTTTAATAAAGAGAATTTAAAAATTTCAGATATATATCTAAGTATTGCACAGCTGTATCTTGAAAAAGAAATACATACTAGTGCATTACAATATTCTAAAAAAAGTTTAACTATTTTACAAAATTTATATGGAAAAAACCACTTTCATACTATCCAATCCCAAAATCAAATTGCAACTATTCATAAAAGGCAACAGGTTTATAAAAAAGCTATTAACCATTTTGATAATGCTTTACTTGCTAATACCATAAATAAAGGTTCAAAAAAGCACGATAACACCTTCAACCCAAATCGTTACTACGATTTGCATAAGTTATTGGAAACATTAAAAGGGAAAGCCAAAACACTGCAATTACAATACCTAGAAGATCAAGATTTAAAACATCTTGATCAGAGTATCGCTATTTATAAAAATATAGATATGATTATCGATCAAATTAGGCAATCCTACCAAAACTATCAGGATAAAGTAAACTTTGCCAAACAAGTAAAAGAGGTATCTCAAGACGCAATAGCAGCGCACTTATTATTATACGCTTCCAAAAAAAACGAACAATTGTTGGAGAAAGCTCTTTATTATGCTGAAAAAAGTAAGGCTAATACCTTAAAAGAATTACTTAATGATACTAATGCCAAAAATTTCGCAGGATTACCTTCAGAAATAATTGAAATGGGAAAAACGATTAAAACAGATAAAGCATTTTACCAATCTAAAATTACTGAAGAGCATTCAGAAAAAAATATAGACACAACAAAAATCACTCACTATGAAGACAGATTATTTGATATTAATAGGCGACAAGATTCATTAACCCAGGTCTTAGAAAAAAATTACCCCAAATACCATCAATTAAAGTATAAAAACGATATTGTAAGTGTATTAGATATCCAACAACAACTGGATAACACAACTACGTTGTTAGAGTTTTTTACAGGAGATAGTATCACCTATGCTTTTACGATTTCTAAACATGATATTAGTGTACAAGAACTATCTACTCCAAAACTGACTGAGCAAATCGAGATATTTCATAAAAGTATTATTGCCAAAAATACAGGAGCATATAAACAACAAGCATATGCTTTGTATAATACACTTATAGCACCGATTAAAGATAAATTGGTTGGGGATCAACTCATCATGATCCCTGATGGGCCACTATGGCATCTTAATTTTGATCTACTGTTAACTCAGAATGACGATTCTAATAATCCAGCCCTCTTGTCTTATTTGCTTGCCGAATATGCCGTTACCTATGCCAATGCTGCAAACCTGTTGTTTAACACTTTTAAAAGTGATCCAGAAACTAAACCATTACAAGAATGCCTGGCATTTTCTTTTTCAGATAGCACTCAAACTACAGAGACGCGTACAATGAGTATGGCCACTCTAAGAGATGCTGGTGATGATCTACCAGGAACCCGTAAAGAGATCAAGGCCATTTCTGATATTATCGATGGGCAATACTATTTTGGATCACAAGCTATAGAAGCTAATTTTAAGAGCAATGCAGGTCAATACAACATTCTACACCTTGCACTACATGGTGAAGTAGATAACGAACGCCCAGAGAATTCTAAACTCTATTTTACCAAGAGTAAAGACACCATAGAGGATAATCTACTCTATAGTCATGAGCTGTTTGCTTTGGATATCCCTGCAGAACTTACTGTACTTAGTGCCTGTAATACGGGTAGTGGTAAGATTGCCAAAGGAGAAGGGATTATGAGTTTGGGTACTGCTTTTCGGTATGCGGGAACCAAAAGTTTGTTACTCACCAGCTGGGAGGTATCGGATCAAACCACACCAGAGTTAATGAAATATTTCTACACCAATCTTAAGGCAGGAATGCATAAAGGTAAAGCCTTACAGCAAGCTAAACTACAATACCTAAGCACTGCTAATATCAATCGTACAGATCCTTTTTATTGGGGAGGATTTTACCTGGTAGGAGATACTACTGCAATGCAGTTTAATAACAATACCCAACTGTATTGGATTTTAGGATTGGGAGCTGTAGCAGCTATACTCTTGGTGGTGTTTTTGTATAGGAGGAGAATTAAGAAACAATAG
- a CDS encoding NAD-dependent epimerase/dehydratase family protein gives MILVTGATGLVGTHLLVRLIQEKQQVRALYRTEAKKEQAKKVFSSYFTSEEKHLFDTIEWVNTDINNIPVLTQAFEGITHVYHCAAKISFNPSHYKKLRKANIHGTANIVNLCLLKKVTKLCYVSSIATLGENLSSSHIDEKAEWNPETPNSVYSITKYGAEMEVWRGIHEGLTAVIVNPGIIIGPGFFDNGSGYLFKRIYKGMKYYTTGTTGYVAIGDIIDIMYKLTTGPYNNQRYILVGENLSYKNAFGMIAKALHKPLPKKKISPFLMKIAYNVQRVSHILFRTNRSIFRSSIRSAFSTRYYENDKIKKELIYSFTPIERSIKETATVFLKEEEH, from the coding sequence ATGATATTAGTTACAGGAGCAACAGGTTTAGTAGGAACACATCTACTGGTTAGACTCATACAGGAAAAACAACAAGTACGTGCCTTATACAGAACCGAGGCCAAAAAAGAACAGGCCAAAAAAGTGTTTTCTTCTTATTTCACAAGTGAGGAAAAACACTTGTTTGATACCATAGAATGGGTAAATACCGATATCAATAATATTCCTGTTTTAACTCAAGCTTTTGAAGGAATTACTCATGTATATCATTGCGCTGCCAAAATTAGCTTTAATCCATCTCATTATAAAAAATTAAGAAAAGCTAATATACATGGTACTGCAAATATTGTAAACCTTTGTTTACTCAAAAAGGTAACCAAGCTCTGCTATGTAAGTTCAATTGCAACACTTGGAGAAAATTTATCCAGTTCTCATATTGATGAAAAAGCCGAATGGAATCCTGAAACTCCCAATTCTGTGTATTCAATTACCAAATACGGTGCAGAAATGGAAGTCTGGAGAGGAATACATGAGGGGCTTACCGCAGTAATTGTAAACCCTGGTATCATTATCGGTCCGGGTTTTTTTGATAATGGTAGTGGATATCTCTTTAAAAGAATATATAAAGGAATGAAATATTATACGACCGGAACCACCGGTTATGTAGCCATAGGCGATATTATCGATATTATGTATAAACTTACTACGGGTCCTTATAACAATCAACGTTATATTCTGGTTGGTGAGAATTTGAGTTACAAAAATGCTTTTGGCATGATTGCCAAGGCACTGCACAAACCATTACCTAAAAAGAAAATTTCTCCCTTTTTGATGAAAATTGCCTATAATGTACAACGTGTTAGCCATATTTTGTTTAGAACAAACAGATCCATATTTAGATCATCTATACGAAGTGCATTTTCTACAAGATACTATGAGAATGACAAAATAAAAAAAGAGCTTATCTATAGTTTTACTCCGATTGAAAGAAGCATTAAAGAAACTGCTACTGTTTTTTTGAAGGAGGAGGAGCATTAG
- a CDS encoding DUF4296 domain-containing protein: protein MIRNVIYTVAFLTIISCQSIDKSPKPESFIEEDRMVEILTDIAFVRAAKSSNRKIFEEKSINPEDFILKKHGVDSIIFAKNNAWYSGQIEKYEAILIRVKANLDKETAKYEKLKKEEDSIKKIEDSIAKSKDTLKLKDLPVITEDVIEEKIEEAKKKRTNAPPPSKKQ, encoded by the coding sequence ATGATTAGAAATGTAATATATACTGTAGCTTTTCTGACTATTATTTCTTGCCAGAGTATAGATAAAAGCCCTAAACCAGAATCATTTATAGAAGAAGACCGTATGGTTGAAATTCTAACTGATATTGCTTTTGTAAGAGCAGCAAAAAGCTCTAACAGAAAAATTTTTGAGGAAAAAAGTATTAATCCTGAAGATTTTATTCTGAAAAAACATGGTGTAGATAGTATTATTTTTGCAAAAAATAATGCCTGGTATTCTGGTCAGATAGAAAAATATGAAGCGATTCTTATTCGTGTAAAGGCTAATCTGGATAAAGAAACAGCAAAATACGAGAAGCTGAAAAAGGAAGAAGATTCTATTAAAAAGATTGAAGATTCTATTGCAAAAAGTAAAGATACGCTTAAGCTTAAGGATCTACCTGTTATTACAGAAGATGTAATCGAGGAAAAGATAGAAGAGGCTAAGAAAAAAAGGACTAATGCTCCTCCTCCTTCAAAAAAACAGTAG
- a CDS encoding dihydroorotase, which translates to MDNVLIKNANIVNEGQIFNGDVYIENGIFKEIAPQISAKSPDVHIFDAEGKYLLPGVIDDQVHFREPGLTHKATIETESRAAIAGGITSFIEMPNTVPQTTTIEKLEEKFEIAAKTSYANYSFMFGGTNDNLEEILKVDPKKVAALKLFLGSSTGNMLVDNPEVLEKIFSSTDLLIAVHCEDEETIKNNTAKYKAEYGDDIPVKFHPIIRSEEACYLSSSQAIALAKKTGARLHVFHLSTAKELELFTNKIPLKEKKITAEVCIHHLWFSDTDYEEKGTLIKWNPAVKTAKDRDALFKALLKDKIDVIATDHAPHTKEEKDNVYTKAPSGGPLVQHALPAMLEFYHQDKISLEKIVEKMCHNPAILFQIEKRGFIKEGYYADAVLVDINAPWTVNKDNISYKCGWSPFEGTTFRSRITHTFVNGSLVYKNFKFYDVRHAQRLTFDR; encoded by the coding sequence ATGGATAATGTGCTTATTAAAAATGCTAACATCGTTAATGAAGGGCAGATTTTTAATGGAGATGTATATATAGAAAATGGTATTTTTAAAGAAATTGCACCGCAGATAAGTGCAAAATCACCAGATGTGCACATTTTTGATGCCGAAGGCAAATACTTATTGCCTGGGGTCATTGATGATCAGGTGCATTTTAGAGAACCTGGATTAACGCATAAAGCAACTATAGAAACTGAGTCCAGGGCTGCTATAGCCGGTGGTATTACTTCTTTTATAGAAATGCCTAATACTGTACCGCAAACCACAACAATAGAAAAACTCGAAGAAAAGTTTGAAATCGCTGCAAAAACGAGCTATGCGAATTATTCTTTTATGTTTGGAGGCACAAACGATAACTTAGAAGAAATTCTAAAAGTAGACCCTAAAAAAGTGGCAGCACTTAAACTCTTTCTGGGATCATCTACAGGAAATATGTTGGTCGATAATCCAGAAGTATTAGAAAAAATATTTTCATCTACAGACTTGTTAATCGCGGTGCACTGTGAAGATGAAGAAACGATTAAGAATAATACTGCAAAATATAAGGCAGAGTATGGTGATGATATCCCTGTAAAATTTCATCCAATTATAAGGAGTGAAGAAGCGTGTTATTTATCTTCATCACAAGCGATAGCACTGGCTAAAAAAACGGGAGCGCGATTACATGTTTTTCATCTTTCGACAGCAAAGGAATTAGAATTGTTCACTAATAAAATTCCGCTTAAGGAAAAGAAAATAACAGCCGAAGTTTGTATTCACCACTTGTGGTTTTCTGATACAGATTATGAAGAAAAAGGGACATTGATTAAATGGAATCCTGCTGTAAAAACAGCAAAGGACAGGGATGCTCTGTTTAAAGCATTGCTAAAGGATAAAATAGATGTAATTGCTACAGATCATGCTCCACATACTAAAGAGGAAAAAGATAATGTGTATACCAAAGCACCATCTGGAGGTCCATTGGTACAGCATGCACTTCCTGCTATGTTAGAATTTTACCACCAGGATAAAATAAGCTTAGAAAAGATCGTTGAAAAAATGTGTCATAATCCGGCGATATTGTTTCAGATCGAGAAAAGAGGTTTTATAAAAGAAGGATATTATGCAGATGCTGTTTTGGTTGATATAAATGCACCTTGGACAGTAAATAAAGATAATATTTCATATAAATGTGGATGGTCACCTTTTGAAGGAACTACCTTTAGATCGAGGATTACGCATACTTTTGTTAATGGAAGTTTAGTATATAAGAATTTTAAATTCTATGATGTGCGACACGCACAACGATTAACTTTTGACAGATGA
- a CDS encoding polyprenol monophosphomannose synthase, producing MVDALVIIPTYNEIENVERIIKNVLSLQRDFHILIVDDNSQDGTADKIKELQLEHPESLFLIERAGKLGLGTAYITGFEWALERSYEYIFEMDADFSHNPNDLIRLYNACAKGSSQVAIGSRYVTGVNVVNWPMSRVLLSWGASKYVRFITGMDIHDTTAGFVCYKREVLEKINLKKIRFVGYAFQIEMKFKAYLLKFKIKEIPVIFTDRTRGTSKMSKGIISEAVFGVIKMKFNSLFNRYEI from the coding sequence ATGGTGGATGCCTTAGTTATAATCCCTACCTATAATGAAATTGAAAATGTGGAGCGTATCATTAAAAATGTGCTTTCGCTTCAGCGTGATTTCCATATTCTTATTGTAGATGATAATTCTCAAGATGGAACTGCAGATAAGATAAAGGAGTTACAGTTAGAACACCCAGAGTCTCTTTTCTTAATAGAACGAGCAGGGAAATTAGGTTTAGGCACCGCATATATTACTGGTTTCGAATGGGCGCTAGAACGATCTTACGAGTATATTTTTGAAATGGATGCAGATTTCTCTCATAATCCTAATGATCTTATACGGTTGTATAATGCTTGTGCAAAAGGATCTTCTCAGGTTGCTATTGGGTCTAGATATGTGACCGGGGTAAATGTAGTAAACTGGCCAATGAGTAGAGTTTTATTATCCTGGGGAGCTTCAAAATATGTTCGATTTATAACAGGAATGGATATTCATGACACAACCGCAGGATTTGTCTGTTATAAAAGAGAGGTATTAGAAAAAATAAACCTTAAAAAAATTCGATTTGTAGGATATGCCTTTCAAATAGAAATGAAATTTAAGGCATATTTATTAAAATTTAAAATAAAAGAAATCCCTGTAATCTTTACCGATAGAACCAGGGGAACATCAAAAATGAGCAAAGGAATTATTTCTGAAGCTGTTTTTGGTGTTATAAAAATGAAATTTAACAGCTTATTTAATCGCTACGAAATATGA
- a CDS encoding DUF4271 domain-containing protein — protein sequence MEFILREITSTNWLTIIITVCLMLLATAKGVNMLRFTDFMMLFSNSKYIISYQKLNKLSSLFNAILLLFQVVSVSLFLYLCFGVFEWQVVPNQITLYFKIAIIYTVIVICKLLIEKIVATIFSIDSIIDEYLFYKVSYRNFMGVILLPINIIFIYALQPSKIAFIILLILLIILNTIMLVSFYKKNENIILNHLFYFILYLCALEIAPYFILYKLIS from the coding sequence ATGGAATTTATTTTACGAGAAATAACATCAACAAATTGGCTAACTATCATAATCACAGTATGCCTGATGCTGCTAGCTACAGCCAAAGGAGTGAATATGCTTCGCTTTACTGATTTCATGATGCTTTTTAGTAACAGTAAATATATTATATCCTATCAAAAGTTAAATAAGCTTTCTTCTTTATTTAATGCGATCTTACTATTGTTTCAGGTCGTTTCGGTATCGTTGTTCCTATATTTATGCTTTGGTGTATTCGAGTGGCAAGTGGTACCCAATCAAATTACATTGTATTTTAAGATTGCAATCATATATACCGTTATCGTTATTTGTAAATTACTTATAGAAAAAATAGTTGCAACTATTTTTTCTATTGACTCTATAATTGATGAATATTTATTTTACAAAGTATCTTATCGTAATTTTATGGGAGTCATATTGTTACCCATTAATATTATATTTATTTATGCTTTACAACCCTCTAAAATTGCGTTCATAATACTCCTAATTTTACTAATTATTCTCAATACAATCATGCTTGTTTCTTTTTACAAGAAAAACGAAAATATTATTTTGAACCACTTATTTTATTTTATTTTGTATCTTTGCGCACTTGAAATCGCACCCTATTTTATACTGTATAAGCTTATTAGTTAA
- a CDS encoding uroporphyrinogen-III synthase, protein MKVKTILVSQPEPKVENSPYFDLEEKEKVKIDFIPFIHVEGVDSKEVRLQKVDLSLYTAIILTSRNSVDHFFRIADEMRYKVPDTLKYFCQSEAVAYYLQKYVVYRKRKIYVGKRTFQELSPLIKKYKNEKFLLPSSDKLKPLIPETLDSLKVEWKQAVFYRTVVSDLSDLRDVFYDILVFFSPSGIQSLFENFPDFKQNDTRIAVFGNSTVKAAEEHNLIVNIQAPTPETPSMTMALQKYIKEANKK, encoded by the coding sequence ATGAAAGTGAAGACAATTTTGGTTTCACAGCCGGAGCCTAAAGTGGAAAATTCACCTTATTTTGATTTAGAAGAAAAGGAAAAAGTAAAAATTGACTTTATCCCCTTCATTCATGTAGAGGGAGTTGACTCAAAAGAAGTAAGGTTACAAAAAGTAGATTTATCATTATATACTGCTATTATCCTTACTAGCCGTAACTCTGTTGATCATTTCTTTAGAATAGCAGATGAAATGCGTTATAAAGTACCTGACACACTCAAGTATTTTTGTCAAAGTGAAGCCGTAGCATATTATTTACAGAAGTATGTTGTATATCGAAAAAGAAAGATATATGTTGGAAAGCGTACATTTCAGGAACTATCTCCTTTGATCAAGAAATATAAAAATGAGAAGTTTTTATTACCTTCTTCAGACAAGTTAAAGCCACTAATTCCTGAAACATTGGATAGTCTAAAAGTAGAATGGAAACAAGCTGTTTTTTACAGAACTGTGGTAAGTGACCTTTCTGACTTAAGAGATGTATTTTATGATATTTTGGTGTTTTTTAGTCCATCTGGAATACAATCTTTATTCGAGAATTTTCCTGATTTCAAACAAAACGATACCAGAATTGCTGTATTTGGAAACTCAACAGTTAAAGCAGCCGAAGAGCACAACCTAATTGTTAACATTCAGGCACCGACTCCAGAGACACCATCAATGACAATGGCGCTTCAAAAATATATTAAAGAAGCAAATAAGAAATAG